GATGATATCAACGCCACCATTGACCATTGCCCTAACAACGTCCAAAGTGCGATCTTCATCTGGATATCCAGCTACAGCATATCCTATCAACGCGTGCTCCTTTCTAGAATTCAATGCAGAAAACCTTTCGCTTATTCTAGTCATTGTGTATCGACAAGTACCGTTCTACAACCTCTACGTCCTTATCCCCTCTGCCAGATAGCGTGACAATGATAACATCATTTCTATCATAATTCTTTGCTATCTGTATCGCGTATGCGAGTGCGTGTGCAGGTTCCAAAGCAGGAATTATGCCCTCATGCTTTGACAAGGCTTCGAAGGCACTTACAGCTTGAGTATCATTAACATTAACATATTTGACCCGTTCCATATATTTGAGAAATGCGTGTTCAGGGCCAACACCGGGATAGTCAAGGCCAGCAGCTACACTGTGGGTATCAAGTATCTGGCCATCAGCATCCTGCAGTAGGTATGTCAGCATACCATGCAATACACCTTCTGTTCCTGTAGACAATGTTGCAGAGTGTTTCTGTGTATCCAGCCCTTCGCCACCCGCTTCAACGCCGTATAGGGCAATCGCCGTATCAAGGAATTCATAAAAAGTTCCAATCGCATTGCTTCCGCCTCCTACACATGCTATTATCGCACTTGGCGTCTTTTTTACAACTTCTCTTGCCTGGTGCTTTATTTCCTTGCCAATCACACTCTGGAAATTGCGCACAATCATTGGGTACGGATGTGGGCCTACAACTGATCCGAGTAGGTAGTAAGTTGTTTGTACGTTTGTTATCCAGTCCCTCAGTGCTTCGTTTATTGCATCCTTGAGCGTTTGCGAACCAACATCTACAGGGTGCACCTTTGCACCCAAAAGTTTCATTCTGAACACATTTAACTTCTGCCTTTCGACATCCTTTGAACCCATATACACCTCACACTTCAACCCAAGAGCCGCACATGCCATAGCAGTTGCAACGCCATGCTGACCGGCTCCAGTTTCAGCTATTATTCTTTCTTTACCCATCTTTTTAGCAAGTAACGCTTGTCCGATAGTATTATTGATCTTGTGTGCTCCCCCATGTAGTAGATCTTCCCGTTTAAGATAGATCCTTGCTCCCCCAACAGCCTTGGTCAAATTATTCGCAAAGTATAACGGCGTAGGTCTTCCCGCATATTCCTTCAAATAATAGCATAGTTCTCTTTTGAAAGTAGTGTTCTTTCTGAATTTCATATAGGCTTTCTCCAGCTCTTCAAGTGCAGGAATTAGCGTTTCTGGCACAAATCTTCCTCCAAACTTGCCGAACTTGCCTTTTATAGGATATTGCTTTAATTTCATATAGCCATCACTAGCTTTCTTACCTTATCTTTAATGTTATGGGACTGCATTATACTGGTTCCAATGAGAAACGCATCTGCTCCAACACCTTTGAGATATCTTATCTGAGCAGGTTCCGATAACCCACTCTCGCTTACGACAGGTTTCCGCTTTTCGCAATTTCTTAGTATACGTTCAGTTGTCTTGATATCAATATTCATTGTTTCCAAGTTTCTGTTGTTTATGCCTACAAGGTCTGCATCGCTATTCATTGCGTGTCTGAATTCCTCTTCCGTATGAGTTTCAAGCAGCACCTCCAAACCGAGCGTATGGGCTTTTTCTATAAAGCATTCTATGCTACTTTCACACAGACCTTCTTTGAAGACCGAACTTATGAGAAGTATGCAATCAGCTCCTAACTTCTTTGCCGCTTCAACCTGAACATCACTGATCGTTATATCTTTCATAAGAATTGGACTGGCTGTTACCAACCGAATATTTGCCAGGTAGTTGACGGAACCTTTGAACATATATGGCTGTGTTAATACAGATAACCCTATAGAACCAGCCTCAATCATACTTCTGGCCATGATTGTAGGATCCGTGTATTC
This genomic stretch from Nitrososphaerales archaeon harbors:
- the trpB gene encoding tryptophan synthase subunit beta yields the protein MKLKQYPIKGKFGKFGGRFVPETLIPALEELEKAYMKFRKNTTFKRELCYYLKEYAGRPTPLYFANNLTKAVGGARIYLKREDLLHGGAHKINNTIGQALLAKKMGKERIIAETGAGQHGVATAMACAALGLKCEVYMGSKDVERQKLNVFRMKLLGAKVHPVDVGSQTLKDAINEALRDWITNVQTTYYLLGSVVGPHPYPMIVRNFQSVIGKEIKHQAREVVKKTPSAIIACVGGGSNAIGTFYEFLDTAIALYGVEAGGEGLDTQKHSATLSTGTEGVLHGMLTYLLQDADGQILDTHSVAAGLDYPGVGPEHAFLKYMERVKYVNVNDTQAVSAFEALSKHEGIIPALEPAHALAYAIQIAKNYDRNDVIIVTLSGRGDKDVEVVERYLSIHND
- a CDS encoding indole-3-glycerol-phosphate synthase codes for the protein MAKFLKTLAENARKAIDDGNYEINFTIYKPLFSITKAIKNCKHIPIITEIKFASPSMGTIREYTDPTIMARSMIEAGSIGLSVLTQPYMFKGSVNYLANIRLVTASPILMKDITISDVQVEAAKKLGADCILLISSVFKEGLCESSIECFIEKAHTLGLEVLLETHTEEEFRHAMNSDADLVGINNRNLETMNIDIKTTERILRNCEKRKPVVSESGLSEPAQIRYLKGVGADAFLIGTSIMQSHNIKDKVRKLVMAI